Proteins encoded within one genomic window of Streptomyces sp. NBC_01314:
- a CDS encoding ABC transporter ATP-binding protein, with amino-acid sequence MIELDGLTKRYGEKVAVNHLTFAVRPGIVTGFLGPNGAGKSTTMRMILGLDRPTAGDVRIDGTHYDGLRDPLRYIGALLDAKAMHGGRSALNHLLCLAQSNGIPRARVHEVLDTVGLTSVAGKKAKGFSLGMGQRLGIAGALLGDPRILMFDEPVNGLDPEGIHWIRNLMKSLAAQGRTVFVSSHLMSEMALTADHLVVIGQGRLLADTSMAEFIRQNSRSYVRIRTPQRERLLDVLHAVGVMVVETGNGALEVDGGKPEQIGELAAQHQIVLHELSPQQASLEEAFMRLTAESVEYHAHDGAPAARPAPVPVHGWGSSWNQEG; translated from the coding sequence ATGATCGAGCTCGACGGGCTGACCAAGCGGTACGGCGAGAAGGTGGCGGTCAACCATCTGACCTTTGCCGTGCGGCCCGGGATCGTGACCGGGTTTCTCGGACCGAACGGCGCCGGGAAGTCGACGACGATGCGGATGATCCTGGGGCTCGACCGTCCCACCGCGGGAGACGTACGGATCGACGGCACGCACTACGACGGCCTCAGGGACCCGCTCAGGTACATCGGCGCGCTGCTGGACGCCAAGGCCATGCACGGTGGCCGTAGCGCCCTCAACCACCTCCTCTGTCTCGCGCAGAGCAACGGGATCCCCAGGGCGCGCGTGCACGAGGTGCTGGACACGGTCGGGCTGACGTCGGTCGCCGGAAAGAAGGCGAAGGGGTTCTCGCTCGGGATGGGGCAGCGGCTCGGGATCGCCGGCGCGCTGCTCGGTGACCCGCGGATCCTGATGTTCGACGAGCCGGTCAACGGCCTCGACCCCGAGGGCATCCACTGGATCCGGAACCTGATGAAGTCCCTCGCGGCACAGGGGCGGACCGTGTTCGTGTCCTCGCATCTGATGAGCGAGATGGCGCTGACCGCCGACCACCTCGTCGTCATCGGGCAGGGGCGGCTGCTCGCCGACACCTCGATGGCGGAGTTCATCCGGCAGAACTCACGGTCGTACGTACGGATTCGCACACCGCAGCGGGAACGCCTGCTCGACGTGCTGCACGCGGTCGGTGTCATGGTCGTGGAGACGGGCAACGGGGCGCTGGAGGTGGACGGCGGGAAACCGGAGCAGATCGGCGAGCTGGCCGCCCAGCACCAGATCGTGCTGCACGAACTGAGCCCCCAGCAGGCGTCGCTGGAGGAGGCGTTCATGCGGCTGACGGCCGAGTCGGTGGAGTACCACGCGCACGACGGCGCCCCGGCGGCGCGCCCGGCCCCGGTCCCGGTCCATGGCTGGGGCAGCAGCTGGAACCAGGAGGGCTGA
- a CDS encoding ATP-binding protein: protein MDPNTRGPEEYGHDDGQAQSKRPPRDALTQDFDRHAPVLARTVQLVSGDFLLTVNPVDGSEIENCPPGELPGQPVKHPPAERAAIDRAARPPVPPGPSLPRLPMLHRDDERGRLVRLLARGRSVRLTGAPGSGRTTLLDAVAEDCADLAPDGVVRLSGFRRTVDDLLYELFAAVYSTRLFRPARQQILDTVRDIGAVVVLDDLEFGGIVLDELLDATPECAFLIGATPDIPMPSADAPLEEIVLGGFDRAAAEQLLERAVGRELTEDESNWAGDLWFESEGLPLRFTQAGALLRQRDRQRAGADAVDEFGVFQDAPSLVDASFGPAAHEHDLPLPSLAEGAAPAALLASRLSSSARETLRFAVALGGEIPHQAHLPALVGDTHADAALGELVGCALVTPVGARYRLAAGARTQLEAAGYADDAETRADAAAQHYAWWAGHPSVTPERVSAEADAVLAALTALVPVTTPPGEGEESAAVVLARQAAPAFAAGQRWSAWERALRAGAEAAGLAAETGEQAYFHHELGVLALCSGQLERARAELEASIGLRNVLADKRGTVAGRRALALVADRSGATPPGGRTAAGEEVPDARHEESAPPPGGVPSAYTPLGFGVVGPGATGAGAAIGGGGSSSALPVNDTTLVTHRPGGGSPAHRLGGLRTLVGGARRNLVATGAGALLAAVLGTVVTLGATSDRSGDTPAERVGVNPSASEGVDDGGLSADRPKTGEDDDAPAAVPEPTDPGPDGAYGTSDDPAPTDSAEPSDDPSGTDGPTKSASPSPTKSTKPTPSESESESASPSASESESESASPSPSDPSSQAPTPPVDTNTMSAPANSRPAESTSSADASANTGDSPSGTPA from the coding sequence ATGGACCCGAACACCCGGGGACCCGAAGAGTACGGCCATGACGACGGACAGGCGCAGAGCAAGCGTCCACCACGTGACGCGCTGACGCAGGACTTCGACCGGCACGCTCCGGTACTCGCCCGCACCGTCCAGCTCGTCTCGGGCGACTTCCTGCTCACCGTCAACCCCGTCGACGGCAGCGAGATAGAGAACTGCCCGCCGGGCGAACTGCCTGGTCAGCCCGTCAAACACCCGCCCGCCGAGCGTGCCGCGATCGACCGCGCCGCCCGGCCGCCGGTGCCCCCGGGTCCCTCGCTGCCCCGGCTGCCCATGCTCCACCGGGACGACGAGAGAGGCCGGCTCGTACGGCTCCTCGCGCGCGGCCGCTCCGTCCGCCTCACCGGCGCCCCCGGCTCCGGCCGCACCACCCTCCTCGACGCGGTCGCCGAGGACTGCGCGGACCTGGCCCCCGACGGCGTCGTCCGGCTGAGCGGTTTCCGGCGCACCGTCGACGACCTGCTGTACGAACTGTTCGCAGCCGTGTACAGCACACGCCTGTTCCGGCCCGCCCGCCAGCAGATCCTCGACACCGTGCGGGACATCGGCGCGGTCGTCGTCCTGGACGACCTGGAGTTCGGCGGAATCGTGCTCGACGAGCTGCTCGACGCGACCCCCGAGTGCGCCTTCCTCATCGGCGCCACCCCCGACATCCCCATGCCGTCCGCCGACGCGCCCCTTGAGGAGATCGTGCTCGGCGGCTTCGACCGCGCCGCCGCCGAGCAGCTCCTCGAACGTGCCGTCGGGCGGGAGCTCACCGAGGACGAGTCGAACTGGGCCGGTGACCTCTGGTTCGAGTCCGAGGGCCTGCCGCTGCGCTTCACCCAGGCCGGGGCGCTGCTCCGGCAGCGGGACCGGCAGCGGGCCGGCGCGGACGCCGTCGACGAGTTCGGGGTCTTCCAGGACGCGCCGTCACTGGTCGACGCGTCCTTCGGGCCGGCCGCGCACGAGCACGACCTCCCCCTGCCGTCGCTCGCCGAGGGAGCCGCGCCCGCCGCGCTGCTCGCGTCCCGGCTGAGCTCCTCGGCCCGCGAGACCCTCAGGTTCGCCGTCGCTCTCGGCGGCGAGATCCCGCACCAGGCGCACCTGCCCGCCCTCGTGGGCGACACCCACGCCGACGCGGCGCTCGGCGAACTGGTCGGCTGTGCCCTGGTGACACCTGTCGGTGCCCGCTACCGGCTCGCCGCCGGGGCACGGACCCAGCTGGAGGCCGCCGGGTACGCCGACGACGCCGAGACGCGCGCCGACGCCGCCGCCCAGCACTACGCCTGGTGGGCCGGGCATCCCTCGGTCACCCCTGAGCGGGTCTCGGCCGAGGCGGACGCCGTGCTGGCCGCCCTCACCGCCCTCGTGCCGGTCACGACCCCGCCCGGCGAGGGCGAGGAGAGTGCCGCCGTGGTGCTGGCCCGCCAGGCGGCGCCCGCGTTCGCGGCCGGGCAGCGCTGGAGCGCCTGGGAACGGGCGCTCAGGGCCGGCGCGGAGGCGGCCGGGCTCGCCGCCGAGACCGGCGAACAGGCCTACTTCCACCACGAGCTGGGCGTCCTCGCGCTGTGCTCCGGGCAGTTGGAGCGGGCCCGGGCCGAGCTGGAGGCCTCCATCGGGCTGCGCAACGTCCTCGCCGACAAGCGTGGCACCGTCGCCGGCCGCAGGGCCCTCGCCCTGGTCGCCGACCGCTCCGGGGCGACACCGCCCGGCGGGCGTACGGCGGCGGGGGAGGAGGTACCGGACGCCCGGCACGAGGAGTCGGCCCCGCCACCCGGGGGCGTGCCGTCCGCGTACACGCCCCTGGGCTTCGGCGTGGTCGGCCCGGGGGCGACGGGCGCGGGGGCGGCGATCGGAGGCGGTGGCTCCTCCTCGGCTCTTCCGGTCAACGACACCACGCTCGTCACGCACCGGCCCGGTGGCGGCTCGCCGGCGCACAGGCTCGGCGGTCTCAGGACCCTCGTCGGCGGCGCCCGGCGCAACCTGGTCGCCACGGGCGCGGGCGCGCTGCTCGCCGCCGTCCTGGGCACCGTGGTGACCCTGGGCGCGACCTCCGACCGCTCCGGCGACACCCCGGCCGAGAGGGTCGGCGTCAACCCCTCCGCCAGCGAGGGCGTCGACGACGGCGGGCTCAGCGCGGACCGCCCCAAGACCGGCGAGGACGACGACGCGCCGGCCGCCGTGCCCGAGCCGACCGACCCGGGCCCCGACGGCGCCTACGGCACGTCGGACGACCCGGCGCCCACGGACAGCGCGGAGCCGTCGGACGACCCGAGCGGCACGGACGGGCCGACGAAGTCGGCGTCCCCGTCCCCGACGAAGTCGACCAAGCCGACCCCGTCCGAGTCCGAGTCGGAGTCGGCGTCCCCGTCGGCCTCCGAATCGGAGTCGGAGTCGGCGAGCCCAAGCCCGTCCGACCCGTCGTCGCAGGCGCCGACTCCGCCGGTCGACACCAACACGATGAGCGCCCCTGCCAACAGCCGGCCCGCCGAGTCCACCAGCTCGGCCGACGCCTCGGCGAACACCGGCGACTCACCGAGCGGGACGCCGGCCTGA
- a CDS encoding ABC transporter permease, whose amino-acid sequence MAATQVVRSEWTKIRSVASTVWTLSLAGVVTIALGVLISLLSKNEFDNLSREDRISFDPTFISFAGMTLGQLAMIVFGVLVVSNEYSTGMIRTSLAAVPQRGTFLFGKIAVATGLAFVVGLATSFVTFFLGQAMLGSHRAEIGDPGVLRAVFGGGLYMTLIAMFSMGVAAMLRSPMLSLGILMPFFFLISNILGNVGATEKIGRYLPDQAGSKVMQVVTPVDDDTPYGPWGGLGIMALWVAVALLGGYLMLKKRDA is encoded by the coding sequence ATGGCCGCCACCCAGGTGGTCCGCTCGGAGTGGACCAAGATCCGTTCGGTGGCGTCCACGGTGTGGACGCTGTCGCTGGCCGGGGTCGTCACGATCGCGCTCGGCGTGCTGATCTCGCTGCTGTCGAAGAACGAGTTCGACAATCTGAGCCGCGAGGACCGGATCTCGTTCGACCCGACGTTCATCAGCTTCGCGGGAATGACCCTCGGACAGCTGGCGATGATCGTGTTCGGGGTGCTGGTGGTGTCGAACGAGTACAGCACCGGCATGATCCGGACATCGCTGGCCGCCGTGCCGCAGCGGGGCACCTTCCTCTTCGGCAAGATCGCGGTGGCCACCGGACTCGCCTTCGTGGTGGGGCTCGCGACCAGCTTCGTGACGTTCTTCCTGGGGCAGGCGATGCTCGGCTCGCACCGGGCCGAGATCGGTGATCCGGGCGTCCTGCGCGCGGTCTTCGGCGGCGGGCTCTACATGACCCTCATCGCCATGTTCTCGATGGGCGTCGCGGCGATGCTGCGCAGCCCGATGCTGTCGCTCGGCATCCTGATGCCGTTCTTCTTCCTGATCTCCAACATCCTGGGCAACGTCGGTGCCACCGAGAAGATCGGCCGGTACCTGCCCGACCAGGCCGGCAGCAAGGTCATGCAGGTGGTCACCCCCGTCGACGACGACACGCCGTACGGGCCCTGGGGCGGGCTCGGCATCATGGCGCTGTGGGTGGCCGTGGCCCTGCTCGGTGGGTATCTGATGCTGAAGAAACGTGACGCGTGA
- a CDS encoding LLM class flavin-dependent oxidoreductase, giving the protein MHVGTFVLGAQFPGQGQGEALHRAVRTAEVAEEAGLDAVWLAEHHFVPYGTCPSAITLAALLLGRTRRIRVGTAVSVLPTVHPVALGEQAALLHVTSGGRFSLGVGRGGPWVDLEVFGAGLEAYEKGFPESLDLLVRWLREPSVSASGERFSFREVPVVPRPAEDLDETPGPEVVVACTSPASVRLAAERGLSMLLGMHVGDEEKAEMVALWRRHARAAGRSPEEISGAAHVSAGVCQIADRRTDAVEALTKAMPGWLKQGLDAHVTVDGRARAMRDPLAYTELLCGLHPVGTPRLCADRLAATSERTGISRFALLVEGSGDLAATEENVRRLGAEVLPHLG; this is encoded by the coding sequence ATGCACGTAGGAACATTTGTACTGGGCGCCCAGTTCCCCGGCCAGGGCCAGGGGGAAGCGCTTCACCGGGCGGTACGGACCGCGGAAGTGGCCGAGGAGGCCGGGCTGGACGCGGTCTGGCTGGCCGAGCACCACTTCGTGCCGTACGGCACCTGCCCGTCGGCGATCACCCTCGCCGCGTTACTGCTGGGCCGCACCCGGCGGATCCGGGTCGGCACAGCGGTCAGCGTGCTGCCCACCGTCCATCCCGTGGCCCTGGGCGAACAGGCCGCGCTGCTGCATGTGACGTCCGGCGGACGCTTCTCGCTGGGCGTCGGACGCGGTGGCCCATGGGTCGATCTGGAAGTGTTCGGCGCCGGACTCGAGGCGTACGAGAAGGGATTCCCGGAGTCACTCGATCTGTTGGTGCGCTGGCTGCGCGAGCCGTCGGTGTCCGCCTCGGGGGAACGATTCAGCTTCCGTGAGGTCCCCGTCGTACCCAGGCCCGCCGAGGACCTGGACGAGACACCCGGACCCGAGGTCGTCGTCGCCTGCACCTCACCGGCGAGCGTACGGCTGGCCGCCGAGCGCGGGCTGTCGATGCTCCTCGGGATGCACGTCGGGGACGAGGAGAAGGCCGAGATGGTCGCACTGTGGCGCAGGCACGCCCGGGCGGCGGGCCGTTCGCCGGAGGAGATCTCCGGCGCGGCCCATGTCTCGGCCGGCGTCTGCCAGATCGCGGACCGTCGCACCGACGCCGTGGAGGCGCTCACCAAGGCGATGCCGGGCTGGCTGAAGCAGGGCCTCGACGCCCATGTGACCGTCGACGGCCGCGCCCGCGCCATGCGGGACCCGCTGGCGTACACCGAACTGCTCTGCGGACTGCACCCGGTGGGAACCCCCCGGCTGTGCGCCGACCGCCTCGCCGCCACCAGCGAGCGGACGGGCATCTCCCGCTTCGCCCTGCTCGTCGAGGGCTCCGGCGACCTGGCGGCGACGGAGGAGAACGTACGGCGACTCGGTGCCGAGGTGCTGCCTCACCTCGGCTGA
- the nucS gene encoding endonuclease NucS, translated as MRLVIARCSVDYAGRLTAHLPSAPRLILVKADGSVSIHADDRAYKPLNWMSPPCTLKEGSGDEKGVWTVINKAGEKLIITMEEVLHDSSHELGVDPGLIKDGVEAHLQELLADRIETLGEGYTLIRREYMTAIGPVDILCRDANGATVAVEIKRRGEIDGVEQLTRYLELLNRDPHLAPVRGIFAAQEIKPQARVLATDRGIGCTVLDYNALRGIEDDKLRLF; from the coding sequence ATGCGTCTCGTCATTGCCCGCTGCTCCGTCGACTACGCGGGCCGGCTCACCGCCCATCTCCCCTCGGCTCCCCGCCTGATCCTGGTGAAGGCGGACGGCAGCGTCTCGATCCACGCGGACGACCGCGCCTACAAGCCCCTCAACTGGATGTCGCCGCCCTGCACGCTGAAGGAGGGGTCGGGGGACGAGAAGGGCGTCTGGACCGTCATCAACAAGGCGGGCGAGAAGCTCATCATCACGATGGAGGAAGTCCTCCACGACTCCTCGCACGAACTGGGCGTCGACCCCGGCCTGATCAAGGACGGCGTCGAGGCACACCTCCAGGAACTCCTCGCCGACCGCATCGAGACCCTCGGGGAGGGCTACACGCTCATCCGCCGCGAGTACATGACGGCCATCGGACCGGTCGACATCCTGTGCCGTGACGCCAACGGCGCGACCGTCGCGGTCGAGATCAAACGGCGCGGCGAGATCGACGGAGTCGAGCAACTCACCCGCTACCTGGAGCTGTTGAACCGCGACCCGCACCTCGCGCCGGTCCGCGGCATCTTCGCCGCCCAGGAGATCAAGCCCCAGGCCCGTGTCCTCGCCACCGACCGCGGCATCGGCTGCACGGTCCTCGACTACAACGCGTTGCGTGGCATCGAGGACGACAAGCTGCGACTGTTCTGA
- a CDS encoding STAS domain-containing protein → MYIRGDHAELVVGGRLDVRSAADARTVLHSAVDDGAGDLVLDLSELDSWDATGLGVIMGAHRRAGRCGRRLVLRDVPPQMQRLLVATRLHRILAIEGGIGLESLPRV, encoded by the coding sequence ATGTACATCAGGGGCGACCACGCCGAGCTGGTCGTCGGGGGCCGCCTCGACGTACGCAGCGCGGCGGACGCCCGTACGGTCCTGCACTCGGCCGTCGACGACGGAGCCGGCGACCTGGTGCTCGACCTGTCAGAGCTGGACTCCTGGGACGCCACCGGACTCGGGGTGATCATGGGAGCCCACCGGCGGGCGGGACGGTGCGGACGGCGGCTGGTGCTGCGCGATGTGCCACCGCAGATGCAGCGGCTGCTCGTGGCCACCCGGCTGCACCGCATCCTGGCGATCGAGGGCGGTATCGGTCTGGAGTCGTTGCCCAGAGTCTGA
- a CDS encoding 3-hydroxyacyl-CoA dehydrogenase family protein translates to MARKLAVIGAGLMGSGIAQVSAQAGWDVVLRDVTDEALNRGIGGITASYDRFVSKGKLAAEDAEAALARITATTDLDAAADADIVVEAVFEKLEVKHEIFRALDKVVREDAVLASNTSAIPITKIAAATERPERVVGVHFFSPVPMMQLCELVRGYKTTDETLATAREFAESVGKTCIVVNRDVAGFVTTRLISALVVEAAKLYESGVATAEDIDLACKLGFGHAMGPLATADLTGVDILLHATSNIYTESQDEKFAPPELMRRMVDAGDIGRKSGQGFYTY, encoded by the coding sequence GTGGCACGGAAGCTCGCTGTCATCGGAGCCGGACTCATGGGGTCCGGTATCGCCCAGGTGTCCGCGCAGGCGGGCTGGGACGTCGTCCTGCGCGATGTCACCGACGAGGCGCTCAACCGTGGCATCGGCGGCATCACGGCGTCGTACGACAGGTTCGTGAGCAAGGGGAAGTTGGCTGCCGAGGACGCCGAGGCGGCACTGGCGCGGATCACCGCCACCACGGACCTCGACGCGGCTGCCGACGCGGACATCGTCGTCGAGGCCGTCTTCGAGAAGCTCGAAGTGAAGCACGAGATCTTCCGGGCTCTCGACAAGGTCGTCCGCGAGGACGCCGTGCTCGCCTCGAACACCTCCGCCATCCCGATCACCAAGATCGCGGCGGCCACCGAGCGGCCCGAGCGGGTCGTCGGCGTCCACTTCTTCTCGCCGGTGCCGATGATGCAGCTGTGCGAACTGGTGCGTGGCTACAAGACCACCGACGAGACGCTCGCCACCGCGCGGGAGTTCGCCGAGTCGGTCGGCAAGACCTGCATCGTCGTCAACCGCGACGTCGCCGGCTTCGTCACCACCCGGCTCATCTCCGCCCTGGTCGTCGAGGCCGCGAAGCTGTACGAGTCGGGCGTCGCCACCGCCGAGGACATCGACCTCGCCTGCAAGCTGGGCTTCGGCCACGCGATGGGACCGCTGGCCACGGCCGACCTGACGGGCGTCGACATCCTGCTGCACGCCACGAGCAACATCTACACCGAGTCCCAGGACGAGAAGTTCGCTCCTCCGGAGCTGATGCGCCGGATGGTTGACGCCGGTGACATCGGACGCAAGAGCGGGCAGGGCTTCTACACCTACTGA
- a CDS encoding ABC transporter ATP-binding protein: MIEAVGLTKRYGAKTAVYNLSFQVRPGAVTGFLGPNGSGKSTTMRMILGLDNPTSGQVTIGGYPYRKLPNAARQVGALLDAKAVHGGRHARNHLLSLAQLSGIPARRVDEVLGVVGLQDVAKKRSKGFSLGMGQRLGIAAALLGDPQVLLFDEPVNGLDPEGILWVRNLMKALAAEGRTVFVSSHLMSEMAVTADHLIVIGRGQLLSDMSIKDFISANSADFARVRTPDTDPQQREKLSAALTGAGGQVLPEQDGALRVMGLPLPQISDLAHGADVRLWELSPHQASLEEAYMRMTQGAVDYRSTTDQKAGLQQPLPPGAQPPMPVPGQGQPGWYAPPAPQQGGGPYAPQGQPVPHGQQQGQPPAGPYGAPAPAAPAPAPGQPQPNPYAQAAPQAPAQPAAAPAPVRAASAAPAADLTKSEDAR, encoded by the coding sequence ATGATCGAGGCAGTCGGCCTGACGAAGCGCTATGGCGCCAAGACGGCCGTGTACAACCTTTCCTTCCAGGTGCGGCCGGGGGCCGTCACCGGTTTCCTGGGGCCCAACGGCTCGGGCAAGTCGACGACGATGCGCATGATCCTCGGCCTGGACAATCCCACGTCGGGGCAGGTGACGATCGGCGGCTATCCCTACCGCAAGCTGCCGAACGCCGCTCGTCAGGTCGGTGCCCTGCTCGACGCCAAGGCGGTGCACGGCGGCCGGCACGCCCGCAACCACCTGCTGTCCCTGGCGCAGCTGTCGGGCATCCCGGCCCGCCGGGTGGACGAGGTGCTGGGCGTCGTCGGCCTTCAGGACGTGGCCAAGAAGCGTTCCAAGGGCTTCTCGCTCGGCATGGGCCAGCGGCTCGGCATCGCCGCCGCGCTGCTCGGCGACCCGCAGGTGCTGCTCTTCGACGAGCCGGTCAACGGCCTCGACCCCGAGGGCATCCTCTGGGTCCGCAACCTGATGAAGGCGCTCGCCGCCGAGGGCCGTACGGTCTTCGTCTCCTCGCACCTCATGAGCGAGATGGCGGTGACCGCCGACCACCTCATCGTGATCGGGCGCGGCCAGCTGCTCTCCGACATGAGCATCAAGGACTTCATCTCGGCGAACTCCGCCGACTTCGCGCGCGTACGCACGCCGGACACCGACCCGCAGCAGCGCGAGAAGCTGTCGGCCGCGCTGACCGGCGCGGGCGGCCAGGTGCTGCCCGAGCAGGACGGCGCGCTGCGTGTCATGGGGCTGCCGCTCCCCCAGATCAGCGACCTCGCGCACGGCGCCGACGTACGCCTGTGGGAGCTGTCGCCGCACCAGGCGTCGCTGGAGGAGGCGTACATGCGGATGACGCAGGGCGCCGTCGACTACCGCTCGACGACCGACCAGAAGGCCGGTCTCCAGCAGCCCCTGCCGCCCGGCGCGCAGCCGCCGATGCCGGTGCCCGGGCAGGGCCAGCCCGGCTGGTACGCCCCGCCGGCGCCTCAGCAGGGGGGCGGGCCGTACGCGCCGCAGGGTCAGCCCGTGCCGCACGGACAGCAGCAGGGGCAGCCGCCGGCCGGTCCGTACGGGGCTCCGGCGCCCGCCGCCCCGGCTCCGGCCCCCGGGCAGCCCCAGCCGAACCCGTACGCCCAGGCCGCGCCCCAGGCCCCCGCGCAGCCCGCCGCCGCGCCGGCGCCCGTGCGGGCCGCCTCCGCCGCGCCCGCCGCCGACCTGACGAAGTCCGAGGACGCCCGATGA
- a CDS encoding SCO5389 family protein, whose product MSLDVSPALLEQAERGEVDEAAFVDCVRTSLPYAWEMISSLVAQLKVDGGEFADNQTPPPDEQARGQLLRALASDAIRGALQRHFGVRLAFQNCHRVAVFPLDPSVDDRLARFTSIRGQLLNQSAELRDC is encoded by the coding sequence ATGTCGCTCGACGTCTCACCGGCCCTACTCGAACAGGCCGAGCGAGGCGAGGTCGACGAAGCCGCCTTCGTCGACTGCGTCCGGACCTCCCTGCCCTACGCGTGGGAGATGATCAGCTCTCTGGTGGCCCAGCTGAAGGTCGACGGCGGAGAGTTCGCCGACAACCAGACGCCCCCGCCGGACGAGCAGGCACGCGGACAACTGCTGCGCGCGCTCGCCAGCGACGCGATTCGCGGCGCGCTGCAGCGGCACTTCGGTGTGCGACTGGCCTTCCAGAACTGCCACCGGGTGGCGGTGTTCCCACTGGACCCGTCCGTGGACGACAGGCTGGCCCGCTTCACCTCGATCCGCGGCCAACTCCTCAACCAGTCCGCGGAACTCCGGGACTGCTGA
- a CDS encoding ABC transporter permease subunit has protein sequence MSTPQPPLTQQPPAPNWQGAPGTSYTSPIPVVRTHLGHAIASEWTKIKSVRSTIWTLGVFVVLVLGLGLLFALIAASTDTNLEGESPLVLGLFGLMIGSVCIITLGVLTTASEYGTGMIRTTMAACPSRGRVLLAKSIVFFALTFTVTLATTAFVGFAQVAILEGNGASSPDGEEWLKATVGVSLFLALFGLLALLMGSLIRHSAGAITLMLGVFLAPLVIAIFMFSESLKDVQEFLLEYSIPSQLSVFYGSELSQSGPSGWDPLWIMLGLVAAAFVGAYALLEQRDV, from the coding sequence ATGAGCACGCCCCAGCCGCCCCTCACCCAGCAGCCGCCCGCCCCCAACTGGCAGGGCGCGCCGGGCACTTCGTACACTTCGCCGATCCCGGTGGTGCGCACCCACCTCGGGCACGCGATCGCCTCCGAGTGGACGAAGATCAAGTCGGTCCGCTCGACGATCTGGACGCTGGGCGTCTTCGTCGTCCTGGTGCTCGGCCTCGGTCTGCTCTTCGCCCTGATCGCCGCCTCCACCGACACGAACCTGGAGGGCGAGTCCCCCCTGGTCCTCGGTCTGTTCGGGCTGATGATCGGCAGCGTCTGCATCATCACGCTCGGGGTGCTGACCACCGCGTCCGAGTACGGCACGGGGATGATCCGGACCACGATGGCCGCATGCCCGAGCCGCGGCCGGGTCCTGCTCGCCAAGTCGATCGTGTTCTTCGCGCTCACCTTCACGGTCACCCTGGCCACCACCGCGTTCGTCGGCTTCGCCCAGGTGGCGATCCTGGAGGGCAACGGCGCCTCCAGCCCCGACGGCGAGGAGTGGCTCAAGGCCACGGTCGGCGTGAGCCTCTTCCTGGCCCTCTTCGGGCTGCTGGCGCTGCTGATGGGCTCGCTGATCCGGCACTCCGCCGGTGCGATCACCCTCATGCTCGGCGTCTTCCTCGCCCCGCTGGTCATCGCGATCTTCATGTTCTCGGAGTCGCTGAAGGACGTGCAGGAGTTCCTGCTGGAGTACTCGATCCCGAGCCAGCTCAGCGTCTTCTACGGCTCGGAGCTCAGCCAGTCCGGCCCGTCCGGCTGGGACCCGCTGTGGATCATGCTCGGGCTGGTGGCGGCGGCGTTCGTCGGCGCGTACGCGCTGCTGGAGCAGCGGGACGTGTGA
- a CDS encoding ATP/GTP-binding protein, with amino-acid sequence MSPRRNRPKDHASSGPSGRSAEEDRSDRYGGWQTSEPWRGEEWNVRHVAGASAAGKTYRCPGCDQMIPSGVPHVVAWPEHSGVDERRHWHKACWNAKDRRTSRVQRSRNAPRF; translated from the coding sequence GTGTCCCCGCGTCGCAACCGCCCCAAGGACCATGCCTCGTCGGGTCCGTCAGGTCGCAGCGCGGAGGAGGACCGGTCGGACCGCTACGGCGGCTGGCAGACCAGCGAGCCCTGGCGGGGCGAGGAGTGGAACGTGCGTCATGTGGCGGGCGCGAGCGCGGCGGGCAAGACCTACCGCTGCCCCGGCTGCGACCAGATGATCCCCTCCGGGGTGCCGCATGTCGTTGCCTGGCCCGAGCACTCGGGCGTCGACGAGCGCCGGCACTGGCACAAGGCCTGCTGGAACGCGAAGGACCGCCGCACCTCGCGGGTGCAGCGGTCCCGTAACGCGCCGAGGTTCTGA